Within Lolium rigidum isolate FL_2022 chromosome 5, APGP_CSIRO_Lrig_0.1, whole genome shotgun sequence, the genomic segment CATATGCACATGGGAGCAAAAACGCCATGTCCCAAAGCTATACCACATTTTAGTCCCACATTGTAAGGAAAGAAAGTTGAGACTAACTTATAAGGAGAGATTTTGTACACGTGTAAAATGCTAGAATAACGCATTGCCTTGCACTATACCCACATAGCACATGCGCTCGCGTGACTATTTGTGACTTATCACTTTAGACTTGGAGGCATCGATGCGGCTAGCGATTCTAGCAAATAAAATTGATTTTTTGACACTTTAATATCTTTCATTTTTTTTCCGGAATACATACACGTAGCTAGCAGATATGTTTTTTTTCTGCCTAGTGAGAAGGTTTATTCTGGGTTTTCTCTTCAGTTAGCAAGTTGGAAGACTCAAAGTTGTTATCGCATTTATTTTTTTAGCTAATCTAGTGTTCGTGAAATGCACATTTTACAAAAAGTTATACAACCGAAACAACTATGATTCCGTTCAGAGGTATTTCTTATAAACATAATCATATATAAAACTAAATGTCAAAGGTAGACCACAAAAATATCTCCACATCGAAAGACTTTGTATTTCCTATGAAGATTGTGTTATGTAGATGAAATATGCCCTCATAATATAGAAGTAAATATGAACACCAAATATCATGCCCTCACAACTGTGCTACTTCCCATAATGTTTCGTACATATGTTGTCACTCAAgctatttaaaaaaaaacttacaACGCTTAAATTACATCCTCTACCGAGGGTATCTTGATGACAACAAATATTCTTCTTCTAAACTATATTGTCTGCTTACCTCCTCCGTGTTTGTACCCTCGATCAATGCATAACTTGGTGCATTCATATCAAGTGCCAGAACCTTAACATGTGATGCCCGAAGGTTCTCTAGATTCATCTCCACATGCCTCATGGTCGGTCGGTGTTCTCCTTGCAGCCTCACACAGGCGGCTGCCAGCATGGCAACCTCTTCAACTTCTTTGCCCCCTTCATCCACGACCTGAGGATCCAACACATCGACCAGATCGCCTTTCATGAGCATGGAGGTGAAATGTGTAATGAGGTTGTCCTCCTCGGATGACCGGTATAGATATGGTTTCTTTCTGGTCAGCAACTCCATGAGAAAGACACCAAAGCTATAGACATCGCTATTTTCATTAAGAATCCCCGTGGAGCAGTATAAGGGATCTAGGTACCCCAGAGTTCCCTGGATAGCAGTTTCAACATCACCTGTTTCATCGCTTGGAATACCCCTAGAAGCTCCAAAGTCTGATACCTTTGCTGTCAGAGTGTCATCCAATAGAATGTTCTGGGACTTGATATCCCTATGGACTATAGGGAACGCGACGGCAGAGTGAAGGTACGCGAGAGCTCCCGCGGTTTCCGTTGCAATTCTTAGCCTAACCTTCCATGGCAATGATGTTGGTCCCtccgcatgaagatgatgataaagTGTTCCGTTGGAAATAAACTCATACACCAGTAGTGGCACCTCTGTTTCAAGGCAGCACCCGAAAAGCTTCACGACATTTCGATGGTTGATCTGCGATAGAATAGCTACTTCATTTATGAACTCATCGATTTCCCTTTGGACTGCGACTTTGGACTTCTTAATAGCCACGACATGCAGGTCCGGCATGATCCCTTTGTAGACCGTGCCGTGCCCTCCTTTTCCGATCTCACGAGCTTTGTCGAAACTATTTGTTGCCTTATCCAGCTCCCCCAAGGGTATGATCATTCTCTCAGCAATGTCAGCCTTTTGTGACACCAATTGCTGCAACAGATGCCCACGGTTTTGCTTGAAGAATTTCTGCCTCAGCATTTTTGCTCTACGATGCTTCAGCTTTCGAGTCACAAAGATAGCACCAAGTACCAGGAGTAGAAGGCCAGCGCCACTGCCAATTCCTATGCCAATACTTAAGCCTGGAAAATAAAATATGTTTCTTAGTTATCAGGAAGAACATGTGATGTAAATGGCCTAAAAATAGGATGAGGCATGTAAGTTGTAATAAGTAATATGATTTGTACACTGATGTTGTTTCATTTTCAGTGAAAACGGAGCGTGGTCATGTGGCCTGTGGCTCTAAAAAGGTAACCTCAAAATAAGTAAATCTTTAATGCAAAACGAAGCAATCAAATATGTCCTCCAAattcataataagtgtcgtggtttcaaactatcggagggagtatttcgtTTAGTTTCTCTTACCTGAACCTCGACTGAACCTCAAGCTGGTTCTTTGAAATCACTTGGGAGGAGAAACTTATGGTGGGGGGCATTGTGACGAACTTGTATCTCGGTTTCTTTTAATTGAAATAGGGGAGAGATCCATTTTTAGGGAAGAAAACAAAGAGAGCAGAGTAATCACCAATGCGCAACGTACTTGAATCGATGCAAATTCAACGGTGTTGTGCTCACCTAGGGAAGACTTGACGCAACCATTTTTGATGCGCGGGTCGCCACTGGTGCCGCGCGGACACCTGCAAAGGTACCCTCCGGCCGTGTTGGTGCACTTGCCGGAGCAGATGCCCGGCAACGCGCACTCGTCGACGTCTTTGCATCCACCGGCAAGGTAAGGGTTGCCCTGGTACCCGTCGTGGCACCGGCACACGTAACCGCTGCGGTAGTTGCCGGTGACGTTGAGGCAGGAGCTGAGGCTGCTGCGGCACGCGCTCCTCGCCGCGTCCTTGGGGCAGCCCGACGTCGCCACTCCCGGCATCACCACCGGGTTCGAATCCACCGCGAATTCGAGAACCACGGGGGCCGCCGGCCGGCGCGAGGGGGCGTACCCGGTCGAGTCGTTGAGTAGCGCGGCGGAGGTGGCGTCGAACCAGCCTCGCTCGGCGATGCGCACCGCGATGGGCAGCTTGTCGTCGTGCTCGTGGCTCGAGTCTAGGTACTTGAACTGCACGCCGTAGGAGGGGCGGCCGATGGGGATGGGCGTCTCGCAGCAGCCGATGCCGGAGCACGCGGCCGCGGCGCCGTCGCCTGGGGAGCTCGTGACGACGCCCGTCCACTTGTCGTTGATGGAGCAGAAGGAGGAGCAGCCGCTGATGACGTTGTTGCCGCCGCCGTCCCCGACCAGCGTGGCCTGCACGTTGCATCCCGTGACGACGAACTGGTTGTGCCTCTCGGACACCACGTacgggccggcgccggcgccgacccACGTGCCGTTGCCGTCGACCGCCCCGTCGAAGGTGAGGTTGACCTGTCCCGCGCTGTCCACAACGCGCACCGTGGAGTTTGCCAGGGAGATCTCCACGACCTGgagggtgccgccgccgccgacgagcagCAGGCGCGTCCGGTCGCAGGTGAGGTTGAAGCCCGGCCAGTAGCACCCGTCGCCGATGCCGAACGGGTACGGCACGCTCACGTTGCCGCACCTGGTTGGGCAGTTCGGCGGCGGTCCTGCTCCTGCGCCTTGTACGGGCTGAGCAGCAGCCGCCGAGCAGAGCAGCAGCAGCGACACCATCAGGGGCAGCAGCTGCCGCCGAGCCCCCGCCGGAATAATCATCATATGTCGCGGGGATAGATATGGCTAGTCTGCGATCACCATCTTATCCATCATCCATCCATCATAGTCTTATCCCATGAACCCATCCATGACTGATGATTGTCTCTCGAGTCCGTTATAAAGATTGATCAACTTGTACAGTCGTACTAGAGTAGATGCATAACCTTACCTAATGAGAGAAGACATGATATCAAGTTGTAGTAGACAACTCGCACCGTACGGTGACAGTGTGTACATGCTCGCTTGCTTGACCAACCAAACGCGCGCATGCATCGTTGACTGTGTCCTGGAGTAGGCTGGGTGCATGCATCTGGCGTGGGCTTGCGAGTTTAACTAGCTTTTGCATATTAGAATATTGTGATGATAGATACATAAAGCTAGGTTTATCTAGCTACAATTGAACACATTTTAAGTACATCTTCAACAAATGATGTATAATAGGGAGGTAATGTAAAACCTATATTTTAGAGGCAAAAGAATTTTCTCCAACAGATGCCCTATCCTATTTTAGTGATGTACTCCATCTGTCCATAAATAGGTGTCTAAGACTTGAATTAATCtgaatgtatctacacactaaatagcgtctagatacatccaaatttagaaaaatcttaaATATCTATTTAAAGAGAGAGGTAGTATATAAATTCTTTAGAGCGGTGTATATTTAGGCTAAATACCCTATATTTATGTCACCTGGATATATAAACCTATTGATGATACATAAAGGCGTACATAAAGCTAGACTTCTCGACAATGGAACACACTTTAAGTAAAGTGTGGTAAATGTATAAAAATTTGGCTAACGAACAACTCTATTGAAAATGATTATAATGTGCTTCCTCGAtgcatagatacattcaaatttgaaaaacatAACAGAATTGGGACAAATCTCATTTTTTTAATGGACAGAGATAGTAATAGCATATAGAAAGAGGACCGATGTTGCGAGTTAGATAGCGTAATTCATGGCCACTCTCCGTTTGCAGGAAGAAGTCGCGCGCGCGTGCCTTCATTTACATATTTTCCTGATGATGATACGATACAGCTAGCCTTGTAACATCATGTACTCCTACATTACATTTGCTTTCGTGAAGATTACCCACGTGCTTGCTTGGTCAGATATGAACGCGCGGCTACATATCCAAGCAGAGGAGCTGAACCACTTGCCGGCTGCTAGGCAGCAGGTAGCCGCTGGCAACTCTCCATCATGGTCTCTTCCCACCCGCTGTAGCTTGTGCAAGGCCGGTTCCCAAGGACCAACGGGCCCCATGTCCCAACTAGCTTAGAGCATCTTTCCTCGTCCTCCCATTTAGCGTTCAGTAAAGCCGTTTTGCCGACCTATTGGAGGATGTTGATATAGAGGATAGTATGGGGGAGGTGTTTTCTCCAGCTGAGCCACCGAAACATTCACCCCAAACGACCTTTCAGCCCACAAATTTGAATTTAACGGTTCATGCCCCCTCACGGTGACTCTAGATCATTACAAAATGAGGCAAGTTCATCGATCATATTCGCCCAAATCGTCCATATTTCAATGTTTTGGCGTAGAAAAAACATGCATATTCGGCTGCATATCGGCGGAACTCAATTGTCGGCCGCCTCAGGCCCTCCTCCGCCGTAGCAGACATCGTCGTTGGTGTAGAGCTCGTTGCCGCGGTTGGTGGTGCAAAGATCAGGGCGCGTTGCTCGTCGTACCACGCCCACGTTTGGGCGTCCATGGATCAGGTATCTTGCATCAGAAGCGCCATGTCCTTCTCCCATTTCACCGCGCCGACATTGCCCGTGATGAGGGCGATCTCGATGCCTTGCTTCTCCATCATATTATACCACCTCGCGTCGTTCTTCTGTTCCCTCGTCGCCGCGGCAGCCGCCTTATTCGCCTCTCTCGCCACGGTGTCGGCGACGCACTTCTCGATGGAAGCTTGAAGCCGTTCCGCGGCCAGTGCATTGGCCCGTGCCTCCTTTTCCACCTTGTTCCTAATGGTACGCCCTTCAGAGGCTGACCATGCCGACTTAGTTGGATCGATGAAGATCTCCTCAATAGTAGAGAAAAGGCTATATGGGCAAGTTTATTGGCAGCGGACTCCCTTAAGCGCACGGGACTGCTATCTGTTGTCGTGTGCCCAAATAGGGCTTGCGACCAGTATAGCCATACTACCAACATGCCCGGGCCAGGGCCACACGACTACTATGTGGGTCCTAGCTGCGCCTGGACTGAGAACTTATCCGCATCGTGCCGCGCCCGGGGCACGCAGCTAGTATGTCCTGATCGGCCACGTGTCAAGGGCAACGCACGCTGCCATTAGTTTTGGACCGGTGGGGCGCCAAATAGTGGCAGCGTAGGAGTGTAAGACACACTTATTATTTGGACTTAAGCAAATTTCAGTGACAAAATTTCCCCAATATATCTCTCCGCCGATGATGCGTGCTCGACCTTGCCGCCGACCGTGCCCACGCCGTTGAGCCGCCACCCATGCCGCGCTTGACATTGCCGCGGACCACGCCCGTGCCCGGCTATCGACCGCCCCCGCGGTTGTGCGCCCTTAACGTGCTCGAAGAAATGCTGGTGTGATAATGCTCTTGAGTTGTTGAttgatactccctctgtcccaaaatataaggcgtctaaggattggtcaaaagtcaaaccttacaaactttgaccaaatatttagaaaaaaatatttacatctacaatattgaaTTGACATATTAAAAAATATACTTtagggtgaatctattgataatgatttagtattgtaaatgttcatatttttatgtataaacttggtcaaactttaaaaatattgacttttgactaatccttagacgccttatattttgggacggagggagtatatactaGTGTTGCTGATTATGTGGTGTGTATGGATATGAGTTCCCGATGTTTTGCAGAAATGTTGATTAGTTTCCATTTCGGCCAATTTCTGGTACTCCGTATGTCCCatttttttagggaaggtcatgctgaAGATTTCCGTTAATTTTACTGTTACTAACTACTATATGAATTTTAATTTTAGTTCGAAGATGTCGGAAGACCATAACGACAAGGCGACGTGTTCTGACTCTTCGCCGCAAGAAAAAAAATGCAGTACAGGAAGAATCGGGGTTGCAATTTTTCCAACAAACTAGTGGCACTAATGGCAACGACGGGACCCCTAGTGCCACTGATGGCAATGAGACCATTACTGGCACCGATAGCAGTAAACCCAAAAAACAACACAGGGCCGAAACAACCTCATGAAAACAACTGATACTATCTTTGAAGTAAGCCTAGCCAATGAGTATCCTATTCAGCCACCCTCAGTTGCAGAGAGATATGGCGGCCAATGAGAATGTATTCTTCGAGAAACCGTTTCGATTAACGAGAAGAACATAAGGTAGAATGCATAATTATGTCCCAGCCTTATCTCGAAGTTGCACAAACGGTACACATTCCCACCCCCTCACAATAACCTCAATCTGACCCAAAATCTTGTGTAAACCCACACCCTCAGCAAGTTCAGCAGGGACTTGAAGAGTTGGAAAACGAGGGTATGAAAAATGATACATAAGAGTGATGATTAATCCAAGGTCCACAAGGCATATCCCACGatcacggaggaggagtgggaaACATTCAAGAATAATTGCGCTAGAAAGAAGGACAAGGATATGTGGCAGTGTGGTGTGGACATGCGTCGCATGAACATAGATTTCGTCACCCTCGGAAGCAGTGGTTAAGACCGCAAGAGGTCGAGGTGGGAAAAATAGGACATTGATCCTTTAATCGGTACCAAAATCAAGCCCTGGGCAGAATTTGAGGACCGGTGGCAATGAGAGTTTCCCA encodes:
- the LOC124657694 gene encoding wall-associated receptor kinase 3-like; this translates as MVSLLLLCSAAAAQPVQGAGAGPPPNCPTRCGNVSVPYPFGIGDGCYWPGFNLTCDRTRLLLVGGGGTLQVVEISLANSTVRVVDSAGQVNLTFDGAVDGNGTWVGAGAGPYVVSERHNQFVVTGCNVQATLVGDGGGNNVISGCSSFCSINDKWTGVVTSSPGDGAAAACSGIGCCETPIPIGRPSYGVQFKYLDSSHEHDDKLPIAVRIAERGWFDATSAALLNDSTGYAPSRRPAAPVVLEFAVDSNPVVMPGVATSGCPKDAARSACRSSLSSCLNVTGNYRSGYVCRCHDGYQGNPYLAGGCKDVDECALPGICSGKCTNTAGGYLCRCPRGTSGDPRIKNGCVKSSLGLSIGIGIGSGAGLLLLVLGAIFVTRKLKHRRAKMLRQKFFKQNRGHLLQQLVSQKADIAERMIIPLGELDKATNSFDKAREIGKGGHGTVYKGIMPDLHVVAIKKSKVAVQREIDEFINEVAILSQINHRNVVKLFGCCLETEVPLLVYEFISNGTLYHHLHAEGPTSLPWKVRLRIATETAGALAYLHSAVAFPIVHRDIKSQNILLDDTLTAKVSDFGASRGIPSDETGDVETAIQGTLGYLDPLYCSTGILNENSDVYSFGVFLMELLTRKKPYLYRSSEEDNLITHFTSMLMKGDLVDVLDPQVVDEGGKEVEEVAMLAAACVRLQGEHRPTMRHVEMNLENLRASHVKVLALDMNAPSYALIEGTNTEEVSRQYSLEEEYLLSSRYPR